Proteins from one Clostridium cellulovorans 743B genomic window:
- a CDS encoding TetR/AcrR family transcriptional regulator, giving the protein MQYLKEETKNKIISEALKEFKLKGYNKSSVRTIAKNSETSVGNIYKYFDSKEDLYKTLIGDVYNKIVEYITALENVKLDEKAEYIFIELLEKIMKVFETKSTELAILFNGSEGTIYENCKTFFAEWVTGTVTKKLNYDLSFKGKKLKDNFIIYLLACNLVESVAIILNEKEDGREVKRYINNIIDILFCDIDDKLDIEDC; this is encoded by the coding sequence GTGCAATACTTAAAGGAAGAAACAAAGAACAAAATCATTTCCGAAGCTTTAAAGGAATTTAAACTTAAAGGATACAATAAGTCGTCTGTTAGAACTATAGCTAAAAATTCTGAAACCTCTGTGGGGAATATATATAAATATTTTGACAGTAAAGAGGATTTGTATAAGACATTAATTGGAGATGTATATAATAAAATAGTAGAATATATTACAGCCCTTGAGAATGTTAAGTTAGACGAGAAGGCAGAATACATATTTATTGAGCTCTTAGAGAAAATAATGAAGGTATTCGAGACTAAAAGCACAGAACTTGCTATATTATTTAACGGTAGTGAAGGGACTATATATGAAAATTGTAAAACATTCTTTGCTGAATGGGTAACAGGGACTGTAACAAAAAAACTTAATTATGACCTCTCTTTTAAGGGAAAAAAGCTTAAGGATAATTTTATAATTTATCTTTTAGCATGTAATTTAGTAGAAAGCGTAGCTATTATACTAAATGAAAAAGAGGATGGGAGAGAAGTTAAAAGATATATAAATAATATTATAGATATTTTGTTTTGTGATATAGATGACAAGTTAGATATAGAAGATTGTTAA